The stretch of DNA ATTAGTGATAACTATATCGTCAGCAGTAATTGACCCTCCTTCATCATTGTACAACTGAGCAATTACCTGTTTCAATTCTGGAGATCCTTTAATACGCCCATAAGTTAACCGTGTATCAAACACTTTCTGTTGAAGTGATTGGGATACTGACTTGTCGGgaatcaattcaaacaattcatTGAAACTGAGGGAAGCAGTACACGTCTCTGCCATGTTCCACTCGATTTTAGTCTCATATTTATCCATAAACTGCTCTACAGCAAAGTCTTCTTGTTTAACCATGTTGAAGTTGTTCTATAGTGTTGGTTGTAGAAaccttgtttttttttttgtcggGGACTGAAAAAAACGTTGAGCTTATTTTTGGTGGGTTCTAAAATGGAAGGCGTCAGCGCGGGCAATCACATTTTCATGCTCTAGAAAATTCTCTTCCCCAATAACCTTTTCTTCATGTTAGAGGAGATAGTGGCGGGGCTGGTAACTTGGCGGAGATAAAacagtggtggtggtggtgtcaATGAatgtttatcaattaactTTATTTCAAACTCTGTTTTTKGGKTGGgctctttttgtttttagcTTTCATTGTTCACACTTTTACCAGTGATAGAAAGGATATCCCTGTGGGAATACAATCTTCACTTGCATAGCAAAAGTTTGAGTTCTCCCCTCGATATTGATTCTTGCTTTCAACTTTAGAAGTTAAAAGTTGtttcaatgattttagAGGTTTGCATAATAGCGATTATGTAATCACGACTTTGCACTTTTTAAAGTATATTCCACATTTCCCACAAATGTTGgattttattgtttccaTATCTTTACACAAAAAGTGGCATTCATTTGATTACAATCGTCATCTGTCCAGTACTTAGTCCTTTGTTTGTGCTTTCtaatcaacaaacaactCCAATGAGAATACAAACTATAAAAGTTTAATGAGAACATAACTTTAAATTGGGGCACTCTTTAATAgcactttttttttacccaAATGCCTAACAGTAGATTATGTAATCCCCCTTTTGGTATAATTTGTTTCCTTTTAGTTCCTAACCATGTCGTGGGTATACTTGTAGTTTTTCGGAAATCCAAGATTCATTTCCAGCAATCTAAAAAACCTTAACCACTAAGCAATCCTATAAAACACATGATCCAGAAACTCTTTCTCCTCATTAGAAACGTGAAGCTTTTCTTGTTTGCagcaatttcttgaatatTTTCTCTCGAGGAGGAGGGGAGAGTTGATAAGATAGAGACTATCTCATGCAAGGTTATGCAAGTGAATTCCATTTTAAGTTACAGAtctcaaaacaaaaaaaaaaagaatcttAACACTACCATGTCACTTTTCTTGAGCTAGTCATTGGACAAGATTGTTTAAAGTTAAGAAGTTTCTCAAGCACCAAGAAAGTTAATCCATGGCATGATACTAGATCGAACGACATTAATTCTAGAGGTCAGTTAGCAAACACTTCTTTAGCCTTGTTGATTTcatgttattattttacCACCTCTCTCAACACAGAACTATCGTAAAAATGCGACAGTGTTGCAACGAGGCGAGACTACAAGGCGGTCTCTAGGGTAAACCAGATCTATGGGCTGTGAGACAAATCaaccaagaaaataaaaaaaaatggtgtaaaaaataatatgacaataattaaattgggaaataaaataatttgacAATTACGCCAAAACCAAGTTATTGTTCTTTTGTGacatttttatcaaaacgATTACGaacaaaacaatagaaTCATAAACCACAATGGTAGACTCACTCTTTCTCCTGTGGTGTCTCCCTTCTACAAGGCGTCCTGTCATCCTTTTCTGTGGTTGTTACCTTTCTTTGATCACTAAATAGcatgatttattttatttgccTGAGTTCAAGATGGTCTATAAAAGCATGTATTGGGTATGTCAATCTGAACAATACAAACTAAACAAGACTTGGAAATTTCATATTAATTTGCTTTCattgtttgtgttttttcttccccaattgttgtttagTGAAATATCCGATAAGTTTAAAATTTCAGAAtagtgattttttttttcaccaacCACAACCATAATTAAGCTTTCTTTTGTTACCAAAAGTATCAAACCTAAAACAAAACTAGCTAATAAGGTTTAGATTGTTAAAGaattgtgtttttttttttttttttggcttgGAATTTTGCTATTCTACAAGAAATAACCATCTTCAAGCGCCAATTTACCACCATTTTAAGTTTAAActacattttttttgttgttgggtTGTTATCTCATATCAATTCAAAACTTAATCTTCACCCTGGAAATTACAAGAGTACTTAACTGGGTCTTTTTCCTCGACATTTGCCTCCCCAAACCTTTTTCATCCTCATCCGCTAATACTTTCGTTGGTAAATCTGGATTTAAAAACTACTTATCTCCagtggaaaaaaaaaataaaagctGCAAAAACAGACAAAAGTCAAATTATTTTAACCCTCACCCTGAATATTCTCAAAATAACCTGGGAATAAGAATTCTTATTAGTATAACCAATCTTGGGCAAGAGATTTTCCAAGGACATTTTTGAGATCTTGTTAAAACGACATTTTTgacatttatttttttttttttgtttattttttttttaactttcCCTCCACACGCATCTACGTGAAGAATCAAGAAAGTGGTCATAGGTATTCCCCCACAAGTGAAGTAATATAAATTCCAGACCAAACCcataagaaaaaaaaaaaggaatcaTTCGAGCCACACCCACAATGGATTCAAATAAAGAGAGAATCGAGGACTTGGCTTCTTTGTTCTTGCCAGATCTTTTACGCCCTTCAACAGTCAATTCGTCACCTTCAAATGCTACTAGTCCCCATGCATCTAAATCTGAAGACTACGATATGGGTTCAGTATTTTTGAAAGACTCAAAACTTACCAACGCTCCGAGCAATTCAGGATTACCAAGCAGTTTTCAAGAGTTTTTAAGtaataacaattttatcaatagaTCAAACGATATGGAAGATGGCCAAGAAGAAAGATCACagcaacaaccacaacagTATTCACATCATTATAATGGGTATATGCCTTTTGAGATGAACCCATCTGTATCACAACACATGATGAGTTACAACCCAGGTATGCAACTGATGTTCCAACAACCCAATAATCCCCAGCAACAaagttttctttcttcaacacTTCCTggacaacaacaaatggTGTCTAACTTCCCAAGAACTGGTTCTTATGCAAAATATCCTGGTGAGTATGATGAATGGTTTGCCAGTACGAATAGTAGCATTACCAATTTAAATGGTCTATATCAGCAACAGTTGTTGCAGCTGCAAGCtttacaacaaccacaGCCAATGCCACAACCACAGAATGGAGCCAAGGATACACGTATGGATACCCAAAGTGGCTCATCGACTCCAAAGAGGAAAAAAGCCAAGAGTAGAAAACGAGACGTAAAAAATCTCGAGGTTCAAATCGACTACAAACCTAGTAAATTGAAACGATTACTTGATCTCAAACAATCTGGCGCAACGTCTTCAAATGATTATAAAATAATAGACAAGGACAATAATGAAGTCACTATTGATTTCAACGGGTTTTTAAATGGAAGATTTCTCACCAAcgatattgataataataattacaTCTTCACTCAGAATGAATCACAGCGTGGCGAAGACGAGCTTCCTAAAACTGTtgtcaacaaaaaagagaatCCTAAAGTTGTGTCATGCTATCGACGCAACTATATTCAAATATCAGCCAATATGAGCATTCGTGgatttaaaaatgattcaaaGTTGTTGAAACTACAGACCAGCGAGTATGGCTACACTACAACTAGAGTgattaaatatttcaaaatagaGGTGCTGGCAGCAGCTAACAATTCAAACAGCAAAGGAGTTCCTATAATTATCAAGAACGAGAACAAGGATATAGAGAGGGAACGGGAAAAAGAAGCAAGAAAAATGAGTTTACCTTCCAATTATGAATACAAAGCTGACAATGTTCTGCCTACATATATCAACACCAACGAATATGTCATAATATTGAACGATGAACCTATCAGCAATGGAATGATTGACAAGTACTTTGTGgtgaaaaaattacaatttAAAAATGCAACACCAAACAACGGGAGTTTGACGTTTCAAAACTATTACCATTTAAAAGCCAAGTTGAGTTGTATTGTTGCTGATATTTATTACGATGATTACGATATTGATGTGGCCAATGATGGCGGTGGTGGTAACAATGAAATATTGTTGGCTGAACTAGTTAGTGAGCCCATAATTGTTCGTGGTCGTAACCCAAGCTTCTACGCTGAAAGAAACGATATTCTAATCAAGGGTCGATCTGCTAGTTCCAAGTCATCATTCAAGATAGCAGGACAATCGTCTGAGCTCAAATTTAGAGCTGCAGCAGATGCAGAGGAAGATGAAGACGATGGATTCGTTGTGGAGCATGAAGACGAGccagaagatgaagatgaccATCACAACCACAGTGAAGGTGATGTGGCTGGCCAGGAAGACCAACTACCCCACACCCAAAATGGAACTGGAGAATCACCAATCTCATCTGGCGACGACGACGAAAAAGACAATACACAAATACCGCCATTATCATATTCGACCAACCAGTTGGCTTTGGATGTCAAGTCTGTCgacaaatacaaatattatCCCATCAACAGCGTATATTACCTCCCACCGATAAACGTGGTATATTTTCCCCACAGAGCTCATCAATCACAAAAAGACGATCAAGAACAGacttcaattgttcaagaaAACAGAAAGAGTTCCAATGtttatttcaaatgatACAGAAAAAGACAATGCCGAGACAgttatatttttaatgtagttatttatatttttttatttcttttatttgTAATATTTAGTATCTTACATGTAGATGTCTGTTACATTTGTATGTTCATTACTTGCTATACAATACAcacatttatttttgattcatAAGACGCCTATTCCTTAATCAATATGGAGGCAGCACCCATACCACTACCGATACACATAGAAGTCAAACCAATTTCACCTGGTTTCAACAATCTCAAGATAGTGGCATATTGTCTGGCACCAGTACAACCAAGAGGATGACCTAAAGCGATGGCACCACCGTTTatgttcaatttttcttctggAACATTACATTGTTCAGCTGAGTAAAGACATTGAGCAGCAAAAGCTTCGTTGATTTCAAACACATCAACGTCATCCACAGTCAATCCAGTTCTCTTCAACACTTCTGGAATGGCGTAAGCTGGACCAACACCCATGATTTCTGGCGGAACACCAACAGTTGAACAAGCAATGTATTTAGCAACAATTGGGTAACCTTTGGCTTCAGCCAAACTTCtcttcatcaataaaaCACCAGCAGCACCATCTGAAATTTGAGAAGCGTTACCGGCAGTGGTAGTACCACCAAATGCTGGTTTCAATTTGCTCAAGGAAGCAGCGTCAACACCCTTTCTTGGACCTTCGTCGGTATCGAcaatgatttctttttcagaACCGTCTGGGGATCTGATAATGGATCTGATTGGTAAGATTTCATCTTTGAAAGCTCCAGAGGAGATGGCTTTTTCGGCTTTACTATAAGATTTAGCAGCAAAGGCATCTTGTTTTTCTCTTGGAATGTTGAATTCATTAGCAACATTTTCGTTGGTGATACCCATTGGAATCAAACATTTACTCATTTGTTCGTCATCAGCCAAGTGTGGGTCAATCTTTGGAATAACTTTTGGACTACCATAGTTTTTAGACATGGATTCAATACCACCAGCAAGACCACATTCGATTTCACcggttttgattttgttggcAATGTCAGAAATGGCCATTAACCCTGAGGAACACAATCTGTTGATGGCAAGGAAAGCTGCAGTGTAAGGAATACCTGCAGCCAAACTAGCACCTCTGTGTTCGGTGGCACCAGCAGCTTGGTTCAAAACGTTACCAATAGCAACATCTTCAATCAAAGATGCATCGACTCCAGtctttttaataaattctttcaaGAATTC from Candida albicans SC5314 chromosome R, complete sequence encodes:
- the REP1 gene encoding Rep1p (Protein involved in negative regulation of MDR1 transcription; mutants show increased resistance to azole drugs), with protein sequence MDSNKERIEDLASLFLPDLLRPSTVNSSPSNATSPHASKSEDYDMGSVFLKDSKLTNAPSNSGLPSSFQEFLSNNNFINRSNDMEDGQEERSQQQPQQYSHHYNGYMPFEMNPSVSQHMMSYNPGMQSMFQQPNNPQQQSFLSSTLPGQQQMVSNFPRTGSYAKYPGEYDEWFASTNSSITNLNGLYQQQLLQSQALQQPQPMPQPQNGAKDTRMDTQSGSSTPKRKKAKSRKRDVKNLEVQIDYKPSKLKRLLDLKQSGATSSNDYKIIDKDNNEVTIDFNGFLNGRFLTNDIDNNNYIFTQNESQRGEDELPKTVVNKKENPKVVSCYRRNYIQISANMSIRGFKNDSKLLKLQTSEYGYTTTRVIKYFKIEVSAAANNSNSKGVPIIIKNENKDIEREREKEARKMSLPSNYEYKADNVSPTYINTNEYVIILNDEPISNGMIDKYFVVKKLQFKNATPNNGSLTFQNYYHLKAKLSCIVADIYYDDYDIDVANDGGGGNNEILLAELVSEPIIVRGRNPSFYAERNDILIKGRSASSKSSFKIAGQSSELKFRAAADAEEDEDDGFVVEHEDEPEDEDDHHNHSEGDVAGQEDQLPHTQNGTGESPISSGDDDEKDNTQIPPLSYSTNQLALDVKSVDKYKYYPINSVYYLPPINVVYFPHRAHQSQKDDQEQTSIVQENRKSSNVYFK
- the POT1 gene encoding acetyl-CoA C-acyltransferase (Putative peroxisomal 3-oxoacyl CoA thiolase; transcript regulated by Nrg1 and Mig1; farnesol regulated; Hap43-repressed), with amino-acid sequence MDRLNQLSGQLKPTSKQSLTQKNPDDVVIVAAYRTAIGKGFKGSFKSVQSEFILTEFLKEFIKKTGVDASLIEDVAIGNVLNQAAGATEHRGASLAAGIPYTAAFLAINRLCSSGLMAISDIANKIKTGEIECGLAGGIESMSKNYGSPKVIPKIDPHLADDEQMSKCLIPMGITNENVANEFNIPREKQDAFAAKSYSKAEKAISSGAFKDEILPIRSIIRSPDGSEKEIIVDTDEGPRKGVDAASLSKLKPAFGGTTTAGNASQISDGAAGVLLMKRSLAEAKGYPIVAKYIACSTVGVPPEIMGVGPAYAIPEVLKRTGLTVDDVDVFEINEAFAAQCLYSAEQCNVPEEKLNINGGAIALGHPLGCTGARQYATILRLLKPGEIGLTSMCIGSGMGAASILIKE